A genome region from Nycticebus coucang isolate mNycCou1 chromosome 4, mNycCou1.pri, whole genome shotgun sequence includes the following:
- the LOC128583770 gene encoding N-acetyltransferase 8-like: MAPYFIRIYQESDRKTVVDLLSQGITEHIPATFRHVLKLPRTLALFVGGPLLLLQVSGSWLLALMFSFALLPVLWFFAGLPYRQFVHMSLQTDMADITKSYLREPGSCFWVAESATKVVGTVGALPVDDPTLQERRLQLFHLVVASEHRKQGIAKALIRTVLQFARDQGYSAVVLETGAMQLSAMALYQRMGFKKFHESFLCGSARLVNLHQIHYIHHLPSAQARAL, from the coding sequence ATGGCTCCTTATTTCATCCGCATATACCAGGAGAGTGACCGCAAGACGGTGGTGGACTTGCTTTCCCAGGGGATCACTGAGCACATCCCTGCCACTTTCCGCCACGTGCTGAAGCTGCCCCGGACTCTCGCGCTCTTCGTTGGGGGACCTCTCCTCCTACTCCAGGTCTCTGGCTCCTGGCTCCTGGCTCTCATGTTTAGCTTTGCCCTCCTCCCTGTCCTGTGGTTTTTTGCCGGCCTTCCCTACAGGCAGTTTGTGCACATGAGTTTGCAAACAGACATGGCTGACATCACCAAATCCTACCTGAGGGAGCCTGGCTCCTGCTTCTGGGTGGCTGAGTCTGCAACGAAGGTGGTGGGCACAGTGGGAGCTTTGCCCGTTGATGATCCCACCTTGCAAGAGAGGCGGTTGCAGCTGTTTCACCTGGTTGTGGCCTCTGAGCACCGTAAACAGGGCATAGCAAAAGCCCTGATCAGGACTGTCCTCCAGTTTGCCCGGGACCAGGGCTACAGTGCAGTTGTCCTGGAAACTGGCGCCATGCAGCTGTcggccatggccctctaccagcGCATGGGCTTCAAGAAGTTCCACGAGTCCTTCCTCTGTGGGAGTGCAAGGCTAGTCAATCTTCATCAAATTCATTACATCCACCACCTCCCTTCTGCTCAGGCACGGGCCTTGTGA